The nucleotide sequence TAAGCGGCCAATCCGGATCGGCAGTTCACGTAGACGATCAGCTAGTGCGATCGATGGTGGATCTCCTGCTCGTCCACCACTGTAATTTTGCATACCTATGTGAATTTTACCACTAAGGAAAGTGCCTGCAGTTAAGATTACCGTAGGGGCTTCAAATGCTAATCCCATCTGAGTGACAACGCCTGTGACTCGACCATTTTCAACAATAAGATCATCAACTGCTTGTTGGAAAAGTCTAAGGTTAGGTTGGTTTTGCAAAATCTGTTGGATCTTAGCTCGGTACAAAGCCCTGTCTGCTTGAGCACGAGTGGCTCGAACTGCTGGGCCCTTGCTTGAGTTAAGAGTTCTGAATTGAATACCAGCAAAGTCAGTTGCAATCGCCATTGCACCGCCTAAAGCATCAATTTCTTTTACCAAGTGTCCTTTGCCAATCCCGCCAATAGCTGGATTGCAAGACATCTGTCCTAAGGTATCGATGTTGTGAGTCAGCAAGAGGGTTTTTGATCCCATTCTTGCTGCAGCTAACGCGGCTTCGGTACCAGCATGGCCACCACCGATAACAATTACATCGAACCGTTCATGAAAATGCATGAGTAAACCTTAAATTTAAACTTTAGTCGATAACGAGCAAACAGTGAATTTGAGCTGAGCATTTTAGCATTTGATCTGACCTAGGTGAAAGATCAATTTTACTGTTCAGATCCGATGAAGATCTGCTTAATAGATCTTAGGATCTTTATATAGATCCTTTGTTATGTTTATTATTAAGGGAGCACTTTTCTGTGGATAATCTATTTTTTTAAATAGAATCAATAGTTAAAAGCGATCAAAACCTGTGATCTATTTTAGATCTAACTGACTTAAGCTTGGGGATAGATCGGCTACTTATCCACAAGGCGGATCATTGACCGGATCGCATGTGGATCAATACAGAGTTTGATCAGAGCTAAATAATAGGTTATCCACATATTTATCATTTTAGATCGTAATATGTGGATAAAGTAGATCTAAACTGTGAGTTGTTCTCATAGTTATACTGAAAAGCGATCTTATAGTTGATCTTGCCATTGTGTTAACCAAGCAAGAGCAGGGTCTTCAGGAGTATGATCGTATTGAACATCGATCTGGATCTTATCCACATAGACTTGTGCACCGCAATCCTGCAAAGCTTGAGACAACTTTTCTGGTCCTTCACAAAAAGTATCGTAGCTTGAGTCTCCGATCGCGCAAATGGCAAATTTGATTCCGGTTAGATCGGGATTTTTAGCGAAGATCTCGCTTAAAAATGGGGTTATATTGTCAGGAAGATCGCCTGCTCCATGTGTCGATGAGACGATCAACCAGAGGGATTTTGGGTCCAAATCATCCAATTTAGGGGTCATGTGCAGCTGATTTTTATGGCCTAATTCGGTTAATTTAGCCGCTAGTTCATCGGCAACATACTCTGCATTACCTAAGGTTGTTCCTATTAATATCTCTATTTTAGCCATAATCTTTCTCATTTAGCGGTGTAAATAGGCCTTTTTAGGCCACTTTGATTCAATAATGGAGCTCATAATAAGGTAAAACGAGTGAGAAGTAGGAGGTTTAAAGGTAAATATGGGAGTAAAGAGGAGAAAATAGATACTTTAAATAAGCAAAAGCCCAACTGAATGGGCTTAATTAACGAGTTTGATTACCTATTATAGTGGATGACGGTACGAATACTCTTGCCTTGGTGCATTAGATCAAAAGCCTTATTGATCTCATCGAGTCCCATTATATGGGTAATAAAATCATCCAGCATAAACTCTCCAGACATATAAAGGTTTACCAACTTTGGCAATTCCGAACGTCCCTTGATGCCGCCAAAAGCACTACCACACCAGACTCTGCCAGTAACTAATTGAAACGGACGGGTAGAAATCTCTTGTCCTGCACCCGCTACACCAATAATTACCGATTCGCCCCAACCTTTATGACAGCACTCAAGTGCACTACGCATCACATTAACATTACCAATGCATTCGAATGAATAATCGACACCACCATCGGTCATCTCAATGATGACATCTTGAATAGGAATACTATAATCCTGTGGGTTTATGCAATCTGTGGCTCCCAGTTTCATCGCCAATTTATACTTGTTTTCGTTAATATCGATGCCAATTATTCGACTTGCACCCGCCATAGTCGCACCGATAATGGCTGATAGTCCTATACCACCTAAACCGAAAACAGCAACGGTATCACCAGGTTGTACTTCAGCTGTTTTAAGTACGGCGCCCATTCCTGTTGTGACACCACAGCCAAGTAAACAGACCTCTTCGAGTGGCGCATCAGGATTTATTCTAGCGAGGGATATTTCAGGTAGTACTGTGTATTCGGAGAAGGTTGAGCAGCCCATATAGTGGAAGATTGGCTCACCATCTTTATAGAATCGAGAGGTACCATCGGGCATTAGACCTCTGCCTTGGGTATCCCGAATTTTCTGACATAAATTAGTTTTACCTGACATACAGTATTTACACTCACCGCATTCAGGTGTGTAGAGCGGGATAACATGATCACCAACATTCACACTGGTGACGCCTTCTCCTATCATACGAACAATTCCTGCTCCTTCATGGCCTAGTATGACGGGAAATAAACCTTCGGGATCATCTCCCGATAGTGTGAAAGCATCTGTGTGGCATACCCCTGTCGCGACTATCTGTACTAAGACTTCGCCGGCTTTCGGTAGCATCACATCCACTTCTTCAATCGTTAACTTTTGTCCTGGACCCCAAGCAATCGCTGCTCTTGATTTAATGAATTTGTCAGACATCTCAAATCCTTTCTTTGAACCGACCTTTAAATATAGCTCAAAAAACAGGCGAAGTTAATATGTGCATATCAGTCAAAAGTTAGATATAGCAAGGGAGCTGAGTGTTTTCTAACTCAGCTTTATCGGCAGGAAAAAGCGTTCGTGGGCAGATGTTTTAAGTAAGTATTTATGTTAATTAACGGCTTAGCTCATGGTTTGCACTTGAGATGCTAACAGCCAGATAGCTAAAGTGAAGAAGATTAATCCCATAAATTTATTTTGATAAGCTCTGAACTTGTCATTTTTCAGTAGAGATTTACCTAAACTGCCAACCATAGCTACCAGCAATAAATTAAACAGCAAGCCCATCACGTTGAGTAACAATCCCAATGCCAACATCTGTTCTCCAGAACTGGCCGTTAAG is from Shewanella sp. MTB7 and encodes:
- the mioC gene encoding FMN-binding protein MioC — encoded protein: MAKIEILIGTTLGNAEYVADELAAKLTELGHKNQLHMTPKLDDLDPKSLWLIVSSTHGAGDLPDNITPFLSEIFAKNPDLTGIKFAICAIGDSSYDTFCEGPEKLSQALQDCGAQVYVDKIQIDVQYDHTPEDPALAWLTQWQDQL
- a CDS encoding S-(hydroxymethyl)glutathione dehydrogenase/class III alcohol dehydrogenase, coding for MSDKFIKSRAAIAWGPGQKLTIEEVDVMLPKAGEVLVQIVATGVCHTDAFTLSGDDPEGLFPVILGHEGAGIVRMIGEGVTSVNVGDHVIPLYTPECGECKYCMSGKTNLCQKIRDTQGRGLMPDGTSRFYKDGEPIFHYMGCSTFSEYTVLPEISLARINPDAPLEEVCLLGCGVTTGMGAVLKTAEVQPGDTVAVFGLGGIGLSAIIGATMAGASRIIGIDINENKYKLAMKLGATDCINPQDYSIPIQDVIIEMTDGGVDYSFECIGNVNVMRSALECCHKGWGESVIIGVAGAGQEISTRPFQLVTGRVWCGSAFGGIKGRSELPKLVNLYMSGEFMLDDFITHIMGLDEINKAFDLMHQGKSIRTVIHYNR